Proteins from a genomic interval of Magnetococcales bacterium:
- a CDS encoding SLBB domain-containing protein, giving the protein MSVELLLSRLSKFRSVTWFILPILLMLLAHPAYAFMKEVENNPALTEDRLLELLSGRNTPESQFLSPLDKLREAKKSQKMPGKSLKRQGEEEIQSDLSVLEADYSLRTGTPLTQFGYDVFNKEQTGGPLTGAIGEDYRIGIGEQMVLIFRGKESTDHQVKVDREGRMILPGMPPIQAAGRTFGEVRQEVKERTHKAMAGTDVFLSIGAVRSFSVMVVGEVAEPGGHRLTGLSTVMDALSLAGGIKKTGSLRTIRLQRQNHTRKIDLYDLLIDGRLPQDLTLQEGDVIMVPPIGPTVAAAWNVIRPGIFELSSNQRRISLSELLGWAGGSIRPSGNHHYLLSLDSGGNEKLIDKSRLTRSHAQPGDVLLTRWKEGKRLGFVSVQGNVKGSPVVRALAQTPTVADLVRSITFEKNPYLLFAVLETTDENTLKRQFQPLNLHGVLSGQIDHPLKDEDVLIVLGTEDVQFLTTDPVKNARGSPSCQVLSMKADEELVEITSEANLSFSQEEEVRFEPRDLDEDEQEESDRIRDFRSYDKEPSAAAAFSASQLETLVSAKGIDLMRCPDLLRANVGLLKFLLEFSLTLHGEIREPGVYPITPGTPLDLVITNAGGLTREADTTLVELSREVASQGGSSSTVVRNRLNLSDDFVSQETALLPKDTLLFNATYSDRERGIVNLSGAFIRPGGYEIRRGERLLELILRAGGLTDQAYPLGAVFSRKSVKKSEEEAFNKSALEVERAMASMATDTDENTDSSNLSILKALADSLRNTEPVGRVVVESDPTILQVRPEFDIIMEPGDKLYMPKRSNFVTVTGEVLNPGNLSFLSGANAEDYITRSGGLRKTAMKEAIFMISPNGAAQPLNPDTSWNARQPIVTVAPGSVIVVPLDPKPFDWMTTSINITELLSQLAVTAASLAVIGN; this is encoded by the coding sequence ATGTCTGTTGAACTCCTTCTTTCCCGGTTGTCCAAATTTCGATCTGTCACCTGGTTCATTCTGCCGATCCTGCTGATGCTCCTGGCCCATCCTGCCTACGCCTTCATGAAGGAGGTGGAGAACAACCCGGCATTGACTGAAGACCGGCTGCTGGAGCTTCTTTCCGGTCGCAACACCCCGGAAAGCCAGTTCCTCTCCCCTCTCGACAAGCTACGAGAGGCCAAGAAGTCACAAAAGATGCCAGGGAAGTCCCTAAAAAGACAGGGTGAAGAAGAAATTCAGTCAGATCTTTCGGTTCTGGAGGCCGATTATTCCCTGCGTACCGGCACCCCCCTCACCCAGTTCGGCTATGACGTTTTCAACAAGGAACAGACCGGCGGCCCCTTGACCGGCGCCATCGGCGAAGACTATCGCATCGGCATAGGCGAACAGATGGTGCTGATCTTTCGGGGCAAGGAATCCACAGACCATCAGGTCAAAGTGGATCGGGAAGGCCGCATGATCCTACCCGGCATGCCCCCCATCCAAGCTGCGGGACGCACTTTCGGTGAAGTACGCCAGGAGGTCAAGGAACGCACGCACAAGGCCATGGCCGGAACCGATGTCTTCCTCTCTATCGGTGCGGTGCGCTCCTTTTCAGTAATGGTGGTCGGAGAGGTAGCCGAACCCGGTGGCCACCGGCTCACCGGCCTCTCCACGGTGATGGATGCCCTCTCCCTGGCCGGTGGCATCAAAAAAACCGGCAGCCTGCGCACCATTCGTCTTCAGCGGCAAAACCATACCCGCAAGATCGACCTTTACGACCTTCTGATCGACGGTCGTCTGCCCCAGGATTTGACCCTCCAGGAGGGGGACGTCATCATGGTGCCCCCCATCGGCCCCACGGTGGCAGCCGCCTGGAACGTCATCCGCCCGGGCATCTTTGAACTCTCCTCCAATCAGCGACGCATTTCCCTCTCTGAACTCCTCGGCTGGGCCGGGGGGTCGATTCGTCCCAGCGGCAACCACCACTATTTGCTCTCCCTGGATTCTGGCGGCAACGAAAAGCTGATCGACAAATCCCGCCTGACCAGAAGCCACGCCCAGCCCGGGGATGTTTTGCTCACCCGCTGGAAAGAAGGCAAACGGCTGGGCTTTGTCTCGGTTCAAGGTAACGTCAAGGGCAGCCCCGTTGTCCGAGCCCTGGCCCAAACTCCCACAGTGGCAGACCTGGTCAGATCCATCACCTTTGAAAAAAATCCCTACCTGCTGTTTGCTGTTTTGGAAACGACCGACGAAAACACCCTCAAACGCCAATTCCAACCCCTGAACCTGCATGGGGTTTTGAGCGGTCAGATCGATCACCCCCTGAAAGACGAAGATGTCCTGATCGTTCTCGGTACCGAGGATGTCCAGTTTTTAACCACCGATCCAGTCAAAAATGCCCGTGGTTCCCCTTCCTGCCAAGTGCTCTCCATGAAGGCGGACGAAGAGTTGGTGGAAATCACCAGCGAAGCCAATCTCTCTTTTTCACAAGAAGAGGAGGTTCGGTTCGAGCCACGGGATCTGGATGAAGATGAACAAGAAGAGTCTGACAGGATCCGCGATTTTCGCTCTTACGATAAAGAGCCCAGCGCTGCTGCAGCCTTCTCAGCCAGTCAACTGGAAACCCTGGTCAGCGCCAAGGGCATCGACCTGATGCGCTGTCCGGACCTGCTGCGTGCCAATGTCGGACTACTGAAATTTCTTTTGGAATTCAGTCTGACCCTCCATGGTGAAATTCGTGAACCCGGGGTCTATCCCATCACCCCTGGAACCCCTCTGGATCTGGTCATCACCAACGCTGGCGGCCTGACCCGGGAAGCGGACACCACCCTGGTGGAACTCTCCCGGGAAGTGGCCTCCCAGGGGGGTAGCAGCTCCACAGTGGTGCGTAACAGGCTGAACCTGTCGGATGATTTTGTCAGCCAGGAAACCGCCCTGCTCCCCAAGGATACCCTCCTGTTCAACGCGACCTATAGCGACCGGGAAAGAGGCATTGTCAATCTCTCAGGCGCTTTCATCCGGCCTGGTGGCTATGAAATCCGTCGGGGGGAACGACTGCTGGAGCTGATCCTGCGAGCCGGAGGGCTGACGGACCAAGCCTATCCCTTGGGGGCAGTCTTCTCCCGAAAGTCGGTCAAAAAGAGCGAAGAGGAAGCCTTTAACAAATCCGCTCTGGAGGTGGAACGGGCCATGGCCTCCATGGCAACCGATACAGATGAAAACACCGACTCAAGCAATCTTTCCATCCTCAAAGCCTTGGCAGACTCCCTGCGCAATACCGAACCGGTGGGACGGGTGGTTGTTGAGAGCGACCCCACCATCCTCCAGGTACGCCCCGAGTTTGACATCATCATGGAACCCGGCGACAAGCTCTATATGCCCAAACGGTCCAACTTTGTCACCGTCACCGGTGAAGTGTTGAACCCCGGCAATCTGAGCTTTTTATCTGGAGCCAATGCAGAGGACTATATCACCCGATCCGGCGGCTTGAGGAAGACGGCCATGAAAGAGGCCATTTTCATGATCAGCCCCAACGGAGCGGCCCAACCCCTGAACCCGGACACCTCCTGGAATGCCAGGCAGCCCATCGTGACCGTGGCCCCTGGCAGCGTTATCGTGGTGCCTCTGGATCCCAAGCCTTTCGACTGGATGACCACCTCTATCAATATCACCGAACTTTTGAGTCAATTGGCGGTGACCGCAGCCTCGCTGGCGGTGATCGGCAATTAG
- a CDS encoding WecB/TagA/CpsF family glycosyltransferase — translation MGAVMHPWTMATTVKEIERRLEEGRFTQHVVVNVAKAVSMQDDKKLKEAVSVCDIINFDGMGMVWAGRLLGREVPERVAGIDLYYALLKMAEERQWPVYLLGAREPVIVEVEKRIRALHPKLPIAGCHHGYFWEDEPAMVEAIRTSRAKLLFVAISSPRKETFINRWREELGVDFVMGVGGTFDVMAGVARRAPVWMQNAGLEWFFRLLQEPQRMWRRYLTTNARFLAWLMKELLLNRRGKGTV, via the coding sequence ATGGGAGCGGTCATGCACCCCTGGACCATGGCCACCACGGTCAAAGAGATCGAACGTCGCCTGGAGGAAGGTCGCTTTACCCAGCATGTGGTGGTCAATGTCGCCAAAGCGGTCAGCATGCAGGATGATAAAAAACTCAAGGAGGCGGTTTCAGTCTGTGATATCATCAACTTTGACGGCATGGGCATGGTCTGGGCTGGACGCCTGCTGGGTCGGGAAGTGCCGGAACGGGTAGCGGGAATCGATCTCTATTATGCCCTGCTCAAAATGGCCGAAGAGCGCCAATGGCCCGTCTATCTTCTGGGGGCTCGGGAGCCGGTCATCGTAGAGGTGGAAAAACGCATCCGCGCTCTCCATCCCAAGCTGCCCATCGCTGGCTGTCATCACGGTTATTTTTGGGAGGATGAACCCGCCATGGTAGAGGCGATTCGGACTTCCAGGGCCAAGCTGCTTTTTGTGGCCATCTCCTCTCCCCGCAAGGAGACCTTCATCAATCGCTGGCGTGAGGAGTTGGGGGTCGATTTTGTCATGGGGGTGGGGGGCACCTTCGATGTCATGGCTGGAGTAGCCCGCCGTGCCCCGGTCTGGATGCAAAATGCCGGTCTGGAATGGTTTTTCCGGTTGCTGCAGGAACCCCAACGCATGTGGCGGCGCTATCTGACCACCAACGCCCGCTTTTTGGCTTGGCTGATGAAAGAACTGCTCCTCAACCGTCGGGGTAAAGGTACTGTGTAG
- a CDS encoding undecaprenyl-phosphate glucose phosphotransferase produces MRLLDLCVLFGALILSWLLIFGEPPSTWFMISRGVVILPLWGIVFSAFQLYRPWRGTSLWVEVRVTTWALFSMLTAIVLMEMALSDIPRHLLGAWISTSWLGLVSYRVGLRLFLRWVRRKGYNQRKIVIAGAGRLGEKVVRQLNTASWTGMDTIAFFDDRHRTDPELGESLMGIPVLGDLDAMAEYVEEENVDQVWIALPLRAEHRMKEVIHSLRFSTVDLRFVPDIFGFDLLNHSISEVVGIPVVNLSATPMDGLNRIVKAIEDRIVAAMILVIISPLLLAIATTIKITSPGPVLFRQKRHGWDGRIIEVWKFRSMHLHKEEPGQVTQASATDDRITPFGRFLRRTSLDELPQFINVLQGRMSVVGPRPHAVVHNDYYKEQVDRYMLRHKVKPGITGWAQVNGWRGETETLEKMRRRIEHDLYYIENWSLWFDIKIILLSVLRGFVNKNAY; encoded by the coding sequence ATGCGCCTATTGGACCTCTGTGTTCTGTTCGGCGCATTGATCCTCTCTTGGCTGCTGATCTTTGGTGAACCACCCTCCACGTGGTTCATGATCAGCCGGGGAGTGGTCATTCTACCCTTATGGGGCATCGTCTTTTCCGCCTTCCAGCTCTATCGACCCTGGCGGGGCACCTCCCTGTGGGTAGAAGTCCGGGTCACGACCTGGGCGCTCTTTTCCATGCTCACAGCCATCGTGCTGATGGAGATGGCCTTAAGCGACATTCCCCGCCATCTGCTGGGGGCATGGATCTCCACTTCCTGGCTGGGACTGGTCAGCTATCGGGTAGGGCTGCGCCTGTTTTTGCGCTGGGTTCGTCGCAAGGGCTACAATCAACGCAAGATCGTCATTGCCGGTGCGGGACGTCTGGGTGAAAAGGTGGTCCGACAGCTAAACACCGCCAGCTGGACCGGTATGGACACCATCGCCTTTTTCGATGATCGCCACCGCACTGATCCCGAACTGGGAGAGTCCCTCATGGGTATTCCGGTCCTGGGAGACCTGGACGCTATGGCGGAATATGTCGAAGAGGAGAATGTCGATCAAGTGTGGATCGCTCTCCCCCTGCGGGCCGAACACCGCATGAAAGAGGTGATTCACAGCCTGCGTTTTTCCACCGTGGATCTACGTTTTGTGCCGGATATTTTCGGCTTTGACCTTTTAAACCACTCCATCTCCGAAGTGGTCGGCATCCCGGTGGTCAATCTTTCCGCCACCCCCATGGATGGTCTCAACCGTATCGTCAAGGCAATTGAAGACCGCATTGTGGCGGCCATGATCCTGGTGATCATCAGCCCCCTGCTCCTGGCCATCGCCACGACCATCAAGATCACCTCTCCGGGACCGGTGCTGTTCCGCCAAAAACGCCACGGCTGGGACGGTCGCATCATTGAAGTGTGGAAATTCCGCTCCATGCATCTCCACAAAGAAGAGCCCGGACAGGTGACCCAGGCCTCTGCCACCGACGACCGCATCACCCCCTTTGGTCGTTTTCTCAGACGCACCAGTCTTGATGAATTACCTCAATTTATCAACGTCCTCCAAGGACGCATGTCGGTGGTAGGCCCCCGCCCCCATGCCGTGGTCCACAACGACTATTATAAAGAACAGGTAGACCGCTACATGCTCCGCCACAAGGTCAAGCCGGGCATTACCGGCTGGGCTCAGGTCAACGGCTGGCGGGGTGAAACCGAAACCCTCGAAAAAATGCGCCGCCGCATCGAACATGACCTTTACTATATCGAAAACTGGTCTCTTTGGTTCGACATCAAAATTATTCTGCTCTCCGTACTGCGAGGCTTCGTCAATAAAAATGCCTATTGA
- a CDS encoding type II toxin-antitoxin system mRNA interferase toxin, RelE/StbE family — protein MAALSQQTRSRLLKAIQALSDNPRPHNAKALQGAYRLFHRLGVGEFRIIYHIHDQAVRIQTIRIASRGQVYRNLPRPT, from the coding sequence CTGGCAGCCCTCTCCCAACAAACACGCTCCCGCCTGCTGAAAGCCATCCAAGCCCTCTCCGACAATCCCCGCCCCCATAACGCCAAAGCTCTACAGGGGGCCTATCGGCTTTTCCATCGCCTGGGGGTGGGGGAGTTTCGAATCATCTATCACATTCATGATCAAGCCGTACGAATCCAGACGATCCGAATCGCCAGCCGCGGCCAAGTCTATCGCAATCTGCCCCGCCCCACCTGA
- a CDS encoding winged helix-turn-helix domain-containing protein, which translates to MRIIPQEEGDAQMARKPSGLEVVGRAKEYLTKAKTVAELRQAQAVVLPIEFGMSMAQTAQILGVSVGWVCRLRTRFIREGGRSSPVGAGRGGRRRENMSREEEAEFLEPFFDKAKAGGVLVVEEIKRALDECLGRKVALSSVYNLLHRHGWRKLTPDKRHPQSDPEAQADWKKNCPKSLPKSIGSGRRKGRSG; encoded by the coding sequence ATGCGCATCATCCCTCAAGAAGAAGGAGATGCACAGATGGCAAGAAAGCCGAGTGGGCTGGAGGTGGTGGGGCGCGCCAAGGAATATCTGACCAAAGCCAAGACTGTGGCCGAGTTGCGACAAGCTCAAGCAGTCGTTCTTCCCATCGAATTTGGCATGTCCATGGCCCAGACGGCGCAAATTCTTGGTGTGTCGGTGGGTTGGGTATGCCGGTTACGGACACGGTTCATTCGAGAAGGCGGCAGGTCTTCACCAGTCGGAGCAGGGCGAGGCGGCAGGCGGCGTGAAAACATGAGCCGCGAAGAAGAAGCTGAATTTCTGGAGCCTTTTTTTGACAAGGCCAAAGCAGGCGGCGTCCTTGTTGTGGAGGAAATCAAGCGCGCCCTGGATGAATGTCTTGGGCGCAAGGTTGCCTTGTCCTCGGTCTACAACCTGTTGCACCGCCATGGGTGGCGAAAGCTGACTCCGGACAAACGCCACCCGCAATCCGACCCAGAGGCTCAGGCCGATTGGAAAAAAAACTGCCCGAAATCATTGCCAAAATCGATCGGGAGTGGCCGAAGGAAGGGCCGATCAGGCTGA
- the galE gene encoding UDP-glucose 4-epimerase GalE — translation MSGSHSVADRPTILVTGGAGFIGSHTCKALFQAGYHPVVFDNLSTGHHWAVKWGPLEHGDLADRPRIKQALKRHKPLAILHFAGFIDAGESTVDPGKYYHNNTLASLTLLEAMRDLQIQNLLFSSTAAVYGEPRTTPITENHPRIPINPYGNSKLAVEKMMVDFGQAYDLNHLSLRYFNAAGADPDGDLGEIHTPESHIIPLICQAASGQRPHIELFGQDYPTPDGTCIRDYIHVTDLAQAHVLALKALTNDATLPPQLNLGNGRGYSVLEVIAAVEKVTGRKVPIQKAPRRTGDPAQLVADAQKARKALGWHPQLTSLERMVQHAWEFWCQKELGGE, via the coding sequence ATGAGTGGGAGCCATTCAGTCGCTGACCGACCCACCATCCTGGTAACCGGCGGTGCCGGGTTTATCGGTAGCCACACCTGCAAAGCCCTCTTTCAGGCAGGCTATCATCCGGTGGTCTTCGATAACCTCTCCACCGGACACCACTGGGCGGTCAAATGGGGCCCCCTGGAACACGGCGATCTGGCTGATCGCCCCCGGATCAAACAAGCCCTCAAACGCCACAAACCCCTGGCCATCCTGCACTTTGCCGGTTTTATCGATGCTGGGGAATCCACCGTCGATCCCGGTAAATATTATCACAACAACACCTTGGCCAGCCTCACCCTCCTGGAGGCGATGCGGGATCTTCAGATCCAAAACCTCCTTTTTTCCTCCACCGCCGCCGTCTATGGGGAACCCCGAACCACCCCCATCACCGAAAACCACCCCCGAATCCCCATCAACCCCTACGGCAACTCCAAGCTCGCGGTGGAAAAAATGATGGTCGATTTTGGCCAAGCCTACGACCTCAACCACCTCTCCCTACGCTATTTTAACGCCGCCGGCGCCGATCCCGATGGAGATCTGGGAGAAATCCACACCCCCGAAAGCCACATCATCCCCCTGATCTGCCAGGCGGCCAGCGGTCAACGCCCCCACATCGAACTCTTCGGGCAGGACTATCCCACCCCGGACGGCACCTGCATTCGGGATTATATCCACGTCACCGACCTGGCCCAAGCCCACGTACTCGCCCTCAAAGCCCTGACCAACGACGCCACCCTCCCCCCCCAGCTCAATCTGGGTAACGGGCGAGGCTATTCGGTTTTGGAAGTGATTGCAGCGGTGGAAAAAGTGACGGGACGAAAAGTCCCCATTCAAAAGGCTCCCCGAAGAACCGGAGATCCGGCACAGCTGGTGGCCGATGCCCAAAAAGCCCGGAAGGCCCTCGGCTGGCATCCCCAACTGACCTCCCTGGAAAGGATGGTCCAACACGCCTGGGAGTTTTGGTGTCAAAAAGAGCTTGGTGGAGAATAA
- a CDS encoding YbjN domain-containing protein gives MGRSHDRVSSFAPPPGNNPISMIEEYAIDQEWNSERTNENELWAEIPSQWGNQRLWAAFHEDMGFLQVNCYLNIKIPPRFVKEVAHTITLINERIWLGHFEIWGEEQSPVFRVVVPLRGSELTVEQMEDIIAAVYQEMERFFPTFQWVIWGGKKPDDAVAATIVETEGEA, from the coding sequence ATGGGCCGATCCCATGACCGGGTATCCTCCTTCGCACCCCCCCCCGGCAACAACCCCATCAGCATGATCGAAGAGTATGCCATCGATCAGGAATGGAACTCGGAACGGACCAACGAAAACGAACTCTGGGCGGAAATTCCCTCCCAGTGGGGCAACCAACGACTCTGGGCGGCCTTTCACGAAGATATGGGCTTTTTGCAGGTCAACTGCTACCTCAACATTAAAATCCCCCCCCGCTTCGTCAAGGAAGTCGCCCACACCATCACCCTCATCAACGAACGGATCTGGCTGGGTCATTTCGAAATTTGGGGAGAAGAACAATCGCCGGTGTTTCGCGTGGTGGTGCCCCTGCGAGGCAGTGAACTCACCGTCGAGCAGATGGAAGATATCATCGCAGCGGTCTATCAGGAGATGGAACGGTTTTTCCCCACCTTTCAGTGGGTGATCTGGGGCGGCAAAAAACCCGACGACGCCGTAGCCGCCACCATCGTCGAAACCGAAGGGGAAGCCTGA
- a CDS encoding sulfatase-like hydrolase/transferase encodes MLSMNRFVFMFLFCAMLFSSVTRPAAAGGGHHQGESSQQIPSELVSPSLEEFPHIFLIHIDTLRHDHTSLAGYDRDTTPNLSKLSEQGYLFTEAKSQSSWTMPAVSSLLWGLYPFNHGNLFKPDDDNVLPYTSGSLIETFKDQGGYYTLSIQRNRMIGYIVKDFDETSTRTAPSRLDEDAVKVAASWLDNNLESQEQPFFMFLGLFNPHWPYTAAIDQTNYFERYLNDQTFKNAEKVIVDSLPDPSGHLKEEHFSDRLLDRFGEPGGDSGIYRDGRMYVAAYDASIRYTDIQLGKLFEKLKEAGIYDSSLIIVTSDHGEIMLDHNANFRHGTDLLDAELAVPLVIKFPYQRRGKVVKSPVRTFDLLPTILDWLKLEIPSIDARSILPYLQTDKEINLDEHPVISFVDHKDKGEIVSIYREDKHLIRYLEDGTNALYDLNEDFQEQKDLAEENMGEQESIIYTILCATYCD; translated from the coding sequence ATGCTTTCAATGAACCGTTTTGTTTTTATGTTTCTTTTTTGCGCCATGCTTTTTTCGTCCGTGACGAGGCCGGCTGCTGCGGGGGGAGGGCATCACCAAGGGGAGAGTTCACAGCAGATTCCTAGTGAACTTGTTTCCCCTTCCCTGGAAGAATTTCCCCACATTTTTTTGATCCATATCGATACCCTGCGCCATGATCATACCTCTTTGGCCGGATATGATCGCGACACCACGCCGAATCTTTCAAAACTTTCCGAACAAGGCTATCTGTTCACCGAAGCCAAGAGTCAATCCTCCTGGACTATGCCTGCAGTCTCTTCCCTCTTATGGGGGCTCTACCCTTTCAACCACGGCAACCTCTTCAAGCCTGACGACGATAATGTGTTGCCCTACACCTCCGGCTCCCTGATCGAAACTTTCAAGGATCAGGGGGGCTACTACACCCTCTCTATTCAACGCAATAGAATGATTGGATATATCGTCAAGGATTTTGACGAGACCTCTACCCGTACCGCTCCCTCCCGCCTGGATGAAGATGCCGTCAAGGTAGCGGCCTCTTGGCTTGATAATAATTTGGAGAGCCAGGAACAGCCGTTTTTTATGTTTTTAGGGTTATTCAACCCCCACTGGCCTTATACCGCAGCTATTGATCAGACCAATTATTTTGAGCGTTATCTGAACGACCAGACATTCAAAAATGCGGAGAAGGTCATTGTCGATTCTTTGCCTGACCCGTCTGGTCATTTGAAAGAGGAACACTTTTCTGACCGTTTGCTGGATCGATTTGGTGAGCCGGGAGGCGATAGCGGAATCTATCGGGATGGGCGGATGTATGTTGCCGCCTATGATGCGAGCATTCGCTATACTGACATTCAGCTCGGCAAGCTTTTTGAAAAGCTCAAAGAGGCTGGCATCTACGATTCATCCCTGATTATCGTGACCTCTGATCATGGAGAGATCATGCTTGACCACAACGCCAACTTCAGACACGGCACCGATTTGTTGGATGCGGAGCTTGCTGTCCCTTTGGTGATCAAATTTCCCTACCAAAGGCGGGGAAAGGTAGTCAAATCCCCGGTGCGCACCTTTGATCTGCTGCCAACCATCCTCGATTGGCTCAAACTGGAGATTCCTTCAATCGATGCTCGCTCCATATTGCCTTACCTACAGACGGATAAGGAAATCAACTTGGATGAACACCCGGTGATTTCCTTCGTTGATCATAAGGATAAAGGGGAAATTGTTTCCATTTACCGGGAGGACAAACATCTGATCCGGTATCTGGAGGATGGGACGAATGCACTTTACGACCTGAACGAAGATTTTCAGGAGCAGAAAGACCTTGCTGAAGAAAACATGGGGGAACAGGAATCAATCATTTATACCATCCTCTGCGCGACCTATTGCGATTGA
- a CDS encoding YjbF family lipoprotein codes for MFGHHPGIGLRKSACTLALLMAVGMGLVGCSSPLLPAPGRSASGGEFSTAVAEENVYVEHQVGHDDNRYPISRHYLDNLPNASVLARAGEGEWFFLSPRKIEQSKQYWVSEDNRRILATRQGRLVRTVGFEQDLTFSDLLREDPVLVGLHRLEAWGNVSQRTIDLTVFKGNNQMSEPASSIGSWLNRETPEEPLRDHYGVMVRCLMEGMGESRIELLERSYPVVHVKEACDAELLGWRFVNQFWADTETGKVRRSIQYFSPEHEPLELWMLEAGKPVSGGR; via the coding sequence ATGTTCGGCCATCATCCGGGAATAGGTTTGAGAAAAAGTGCATGTACCCTGGCGCTGCTCATGGCAGTCGGGATGGGTCTTGTGGGGTGTTCTTCCCCCTTGTTGCCAGCGCCGGGCCGTTCAGCATCGGGCGGGGAGTTTTCTACCGCCGTTGCAGAGGAAAATGTCTACGTTGAACACCAGGTCGGCCATGATGACAATCGCTATCCGATCTCCCGACACTATCTGGACAATCTACCAAATGCGTCAGTCTTGGCAAGGGCTGGAGAAGGGGAGTGGTTTTTTCTCTCCCCCCGGAAAATTGAACAAAGCAAACAATATTGGGTCTCTGAGGACAACCGTCGGATTTTGGCAACCCGCCAAGGCCGGTTGGTGCGAACGGTGGGATTTGAACAGGATCTCACCTTTTCCGACCTACTGCGTGAAGATCCGGTTCTGGTTGGGTTACACCGGTTGGAGGCGTGGGGTAATGTTTCCCAGAGAACTATAGATCTGACTGTTTTTAAAGGAAATAATCAGATGTCTGAGCCAGCTTCCTCCATCGGCTCCTGGCTCAATCGAGAAACACCCGAAGAGCCACTCAGGGATCATTATGGGGTGATGGTGCGCTGTCTGATGGAGGGGATGGGAGAGTCCCGAATTGAACTGCTGGAACGTTCTTATCCGGTGGTGCACGTCAAAGAGGCGTGTGACGCGGAGCTTTTGGGATGGCGCTTTGTCAATCAGTTTTGGGCCGACACCGAAACCGGAAAGGTGCGGCGCTCCATTCAATATTTTTCTCCAGAGCATGAACCTTTGGAGTTGTGGATGCTGGAGGCGGGTAAACCGGTTTCGGGGGGGCGTTGA
- a CDS encoding O-succinylhomoserine sulfhydrylase produces MADSSRPQFKSQATQALHSGIHRTGERENSPAIFVTSSFAYESAAQAQAVFAGSEEGNVYSRFSNPTVEAFEERTATLEGGEKGLATASGMAAITATFLSLLSSGDHVVISQAVFGSTSNIASSVLSRMGIGVTRVPLSDTQAWAEAITPQTKLLFLETPANPTLEMGDLAAIGELAKKNDLLVAVDNVFCTPILQQPLRFGAHLVIHSGTKYMDGQGRVLGGVIVGGEELLMDKIYPFLRNTGPALSPFNAWVLLKGLETLPLRMKRHCKTALSVAQKLAQRDDLRGKVYYPGLPSHPQHQLASRQMSGYGGILCLELGSREQAHAFIDRLQLATITANLGDTRTLVTHPATTTHGRLSPHERLSAGVTDGLVRLSMGLEDAGDIIDDLTQALGNNPDAGA; encoded by the coding sequence ATGGCCGACTCCAGCCGTCCCCAATTCAAAAGCCAAGCCACCCAAGCCCTCCACAGCGGCATCCATCGCACCGGAGAGCGGGAAAACAGCCCGGCGATCTTCGTCACCTCCAGCTTTGCCTACGAATCCGCCGCCCAAGCCCAGGCGGTGTTTGCCGGGAGCGAAGAGGGGAACGTCTACAGCCGCTTCAGCAACCCGACAGTGGAAGCCTTCGAGGAGAGGACTGCTACCTTGGAAGGGGGCGAAAAAGGACTCGCCACCGCTTCCGGCATGGCCGCCATCACCGCCACCTTTCTATCCCTCCTCTCCAGCGGCGACCATGTGGTGATCAGCCAGGCGGTGTTCGGCTCCACCTCCAATATCGCCTCCAGCGTGCTCTCCCGCATGGGCATTGGAGTAACCCGAGTCCCCCTCTCCGACACCCAGGCCTGGGCCGAAGCGATCACCCCCCAAACCAAGCTCCTCTTTTTGGAAACCCCGGCCAATCCTACGCTGGAGATGGGGGATCTGGCGGCTATTGGGGAGCTGGCGAAAAAAAATGATCTGCTGGTCGCGGTGGATAACGTCTTTTGCACCCCCATCCTGCAACAACCCCTGCGCTTTGGGGCCCACCTGGTGATCCACTCCGGCACCAAATATATGGATGGTCAGGGGCGGGTTCTGGGGGGAGTCATCGTTGGTGGGGAAGAGCTGCTGATGGATAAAATCTATCCCTTCCTGCGCAACACCGGTCCGGCGCTCTCCCCCTTCAACGCCTGGGTGCTGCTCAAAGGGCTCGAAACCCTGCCCCTGCGCATGAAACGCCACTGTAAAACGGCTCTCTCCGTGGCGCAAAAGCTGGCCCAGCGGGACGATCTCCGAGGCAAGGTCTACTATCCCGGACTCCCCAGCCATCCCCAACACCAACTCGCCAGCCGCCAGATGTCCGGCTATGGGGGCATCCTCTGCCTGGAGCTGGGCAGCCGGGAGCAGGCCCACGCCTTTATCGACCGGCTTCAACTCGCCACCATCACCGCCAATCTGGGAGACACTCGCACCCTGGTGACCCACCCCGCCACCACCACCCACGGACGCCTCTCCCCCCACGAACGCCTGTCAGCCGGGGTGACCGACGGCCTGGTGCGCCTCTCCATGGGGCTGGAAGATGCCGGGGATATCATCGACGATCTGACCCAGGCTCTGGGGAACAACCCCGATGCCGGGGCGTAA